Proteins encoded within one genomic window of Pigmentiphaga sp. H8:
- a CDS encoding gluconokinase → MVVIIMGVSGSGKTTIGKLLAARLRCGYSDADEFHPEANIEKMSRGVALGDADREPWLRAMRAAIQTVLAGGRTHVFSCSALRERYRDALARPGEDVVFVHLDVSYETVMQRLARRRGHFFDPALARSQFQTLEIPRRGIVVDAERTPGEIVDRIVESLAQGGESTVE, encoded by the coding sequence ATGGTGGTGATCATCATGGGGGTATCGGGCAGCGGCAAGACGACCATAGGCAAGCTGCTGGCCGCCCGTCTGCGCTGCGGCTATTCGGACGCGGACGAGTTCCATCCCGAGGCCAACATCGAAAAAATGTCTCGTGGCGTGGCGCTGGGCGACGCCGACCGGGAACCCTGGCTGCGGGCCATGCGCGCGGCGATCCAGACCGTCCTGGCCGGCGGCCGCACCCACGTGTTCAGTTGTTCCGCCCTGCGGGAGCGCTATCGCGACGCGCTGGCCCGGCCCGGCGAGGACGTCGTGTTCGTCCACCTGGACGTTTCCTACGAGACGGTCATGCAGCGGCTGGCGCGCCGCCGGGGGCATTTCTTCGATCCCGCCCTGGCGCGCAGCCAGTTCCAGACGCTGGAGATCCCCCGGCGGGGCATCGTGGTCGATGCCGAGCGCACGCCCGGGGAGATCGTCGACCGGATCGTCGAGAGCCTGGCCCAGGGCGGTGAATCGACCGTAGAGTGA
- a CDS encoding response regulator, which produces MEKSALKLLVVDDDPALRQLLADYLNKQGYDTLLAPDATDLEARITRYAPALLVLDRMLPGGDGADACRRLRERGEDLPVILLTARDETVDRIIGLESGADDYLGKPFDPRELLARIEAVLRRKSGPSALVKDAPVSFGPFIFDAKARTLHRGTEQVRLTGGEFNLLEALLRNAGKPLSRERLLALARDDEAGERNDRAIDIAILRLRRAIEDDPKQPKWIQTVWGIGYRFSPLTPDDPAPASPSLP; this is translated from the coding sequence ATGGAAAAATCCGCCCTCAAACTGCTCGTGGTCGATGACGACCCGGCCCTGCGCCAGCTCCTGGCCGACTACCTGAACAAACAGGGCTACGACACGCTGCTGGCCCCGGACGCCACCGACCTGGAAGCGCGCATCACCCGCTACGCCCCCGCCCTGCTGGTGCTGGACCGCATGCTGCCGGGCGGCGACGGCGCGGACGCCTGCCGGCGGCTGCGCGAGCGCGGCGAGGACCTGCCGGTGATCCTGCTGACCGCCCGCGACGAAACGGTGGACCGCATCATCGGCCTGGAATCCGGCGCCGACGACTATCTGGGCAAGCCCTTCGACCCGCGTGAACTGCTCGCCCGCATCGAGGCGGTGCTGCGGCGCAAGAGCGGCCCGTCGGCGCTGGTCAAGGATGCACCGGTCTCGTTCGGCCCCTTCATCTTCGACGCCAAGGCCCGCACGCTGCATCGCGGTACCGAACAGGTGCGCCTGACCGGCGGCGAATTCAACCTGCTGGAAGCCCTGCTACGCAATGCGGGCAAGCCGCTGTCGCGCGAACGGCTGCTGGCCCTGGCGCGCGACGACGAGGCCGGCGAGCGCAACGACCGCGCCATCGACATTGCCATCCTGCGGCTGCGCCGCGCCATCGAAGACGACCCCAAGCAGCCGAAGTGGATCCAGACCGTCTGGGGCATCGGCTACCGCTTCTCGCCCCTGACGCCGGACGACCCGGCACCGGCCTCGCCGTCGCTGCCATGA
- a CDS encoding Spy/CpxP family protein refolding chaperone, producing MTKNALRTIALSLALATGGAGVLQAAHAQAAGDNTTQAEQKPAPERHRGHMGHHGSKGHHFRGGMEQSPLAMLGHLKSRLNLTDSQQKLWDTAQNASREAGQAMRAQREEGIKTLRTQVAAGPLDLRALSARHDAERAAAKPKLDAARDAWLAAYDSLDGKQKQVVTDAVKKRLERGDRMREHRRPDAPSKG from the coding sequence ATGACCAAGAACGCCCTTCGTACGATCGCGCTGTCGCTGGCCCTGGCTACCGGGGGCGCCGGCGTGCTGCAGGCCGCCCATGCCCAGGCCGCGGGCGACAATACCACGCAGGCCGAACAGAAGCCCGCGCCGGAACGCCATCGTGGCCACATGGGCCATCATGGGTCCAAGGGACATCATTTCCGGGGTGGCATGGAGCAGTCGCCGCTGGCCATGCTGGGGCACCTGAAATCCAGGCTGAACCTGACCGACTCGCAGCAGAAGCTCTGGGACACGGCGCAGAACGCCAGCCGTGAAGCCGGACAGGCCATGCGGGCCCAGCGCGAGGAAGGCATCAAGACGCTGCGCACGCAGGTCGCCGCCGGCCCCCTGGACCTGCGCGCCCTGAGCGCCCGGCACGACGCCGAGCGCGCGGCCGCCAAGCCCAAGCTGGATGCCGCCCGCGACGCCTGGCTGGCCGCCTACGATTCGCTGGACGGCAAGCAGAAGCAGGTCGTGACCGACGCGGTCAAGAAGCGCCTGGAGCGGGGTGACCGCATGCGCGAGCATCGCCGCCCGGACGCGCCGTCCAAGGGCTGA
- a CDS encoding LysR family transcriptional regulator yields MNLIWLEDFLVLAECGNFSRAAELRHMTQPAFSRRIRMLEEWLGVTLFDRATHPVTLTETGLWFRTTAQDMLARVERIPDEARRVAQASSATLRFAATHALSLTFLPDWLRGLESGLSLGPIQLVSDVAQQCEALMTQGRAQFFLCHAHEQAPARLDPSAYPSVKVGDDVLVPVCAPDRQGRPRFLLGGASGRRVPILAYSAESGLGRIVRAVHGAALARLRADVAVTAHLATVLQSMARSGRGVAWLPASLVQDELDQGGLMEAGEASWRIALDIRLYRRGEAEPAAAEAFWRAAGAGAPGPRASGGVRSPKASRS; encoded by the coding sequence ATGAACCTGATCTGGCTGGAAGATTTCCTGGTCCTTGCCGAGTGCGGCAACTTCTCGCGCGCGGCCGAGCTGCGGCATATGACCCAGCCCGCGTTCAGCCGCCGCATACGCATGCTGGAGGAGTGGCTGGGCGTGACCCTGTTCGACCGGGCCACGCATCCGGTCACCCTGACGGAAACGGGCCTGTGGTTCCGGACCACGGCCCAGGACATGCTGGCGCGCGTGGAGCGCATTCCCGACGAGGCGCGCCGGGTGGCGCAGGCCAGCTCGGCCACGCTGCGCTTCGCGGCCACGCATGCCTTGTCGCTGACCTTCCTGCCCGATTGGCTGCGCGGCCTGGAGTCCGGCCTGAGCCTGGGGCCGATCCAGCTGGTGTCGGACGTGGCCCAGCAGTGCGAGGCGCTGATGACCCAGGGGCGGGCGCAGTTCTTCCTGTGCCATGCGCACGAGCAGGCACCGGCGCGGCTGGACCCATCGGCCTATCCGTCGGTCAAGGTGGGCGACGACGTGCTGGTGCCCGTCTGCGCGCCGGACCGTCAAGGGCGGCCGCGTTTTCTGCTGGGCGGGGCGTCGGGCAGGCGCGTGCCCATTCTTGCGTACAGCGCGGAGTCGGGCCTGGGGCGCATCGTCCGGGCCGTGCACGGAGCGGCACTGGCGCGGCTGCGGGCCGATGTGGCGGTAACGGCGCATCTGGCGACGGTGTTGCAGTCGATGGCGCGCAGCGGCCGCGGCGTTGCCTGGCTGCCGGCCAGCCTGGTGCAGGACGAACTGGATCAGGGAGGATTGATGGAGGCGGGGGAGGCGTCCTGGCGCATCGCGCTGGACATCCGCCTGTACCGCCGCGGCGAGGCCGAGCCTGCCGCGGCCGAGGCGTTCTGGCGGGCCGCCGGCGCGGGAGCGCCGGGGCCGCGCGCAAGCGGCGGTGTCAGGTCGCCGAAGGCATCTCGATCTTGA
- a CDS encoding mandelate racemase/muconate lactonizing enzyme family protein — protein sequence MSVRILEIREVTKPISSPIRNAYIDFSKMTSSLVAVVTDAVRDGKRVIGYGFNSNGRYGQGGLIRERFAPRILEADPKSLLNDAGTNLDPHRVWAAAMANEKPGGHGERSVAVGTIDMAVWDAVAKIEGKPLFRLLAERHGVTADPRVFVYAAGGYYYPGKDLSALRAEMRSYLDRGYNVVKMKIGGASLDEDRRRIEAVLAEIEGRGQLAVDANGRFDLDTAIAYAKMLRDYPLFWYEEAGDPLDYALQAALAEYYPGPMATGENLFSHQDARNLIRYGGMRPDRDWLQFDCALSYGLVEYERTLQVLRTHGWSPRRCIPHGGHQMSLNIAAGLGLGGNESYPDLFQPYGGFPDGVRVQDGHIVMPELAGIGFEGKRDLYAEMRQLAE from the coding sequence ATGTCCGTCCGCATCCTTGAAATCCGCGAAGTCACCAAGCCCATTTCCTCGCCCATCCGCAACGCCTACATCGACTTCTCCAAGATGACCAGCAGCCTCGTGGCCGTGGTCACCGACGCGGTGCGCGACGGCAAGCGGGTGATCGGCTACGGTTTCAACTCCAATGGCCGCTACGGCCAGGGCGGACTGATCCGCGAACGCTTCGCGCCGCGCATTCTCGAGGCCGACCCGAAGTCGCTGCTGAACGATGCCGGCACCAACCTGGATCCGCACCGCGTCTGGGCCGCCGCGATGGCCAACGAAAAACCCGGCGGCCACGGCGAACGCTCGGTGGCCGTGGGCACGATAGACATGGCGGTCTGGGATGCCGTGGCCAAGATCGAAGGCAAGCCCCTGTTCCGCCTGCTGGCCGAACGTCATGGCGTGACCGCCGATCCGCGCGTGTTCGTCTACGCCGCCGGCGGCTACTACTATCCGGGCAAGGATTTGTCGGCCCTGCGCGCCGAGATGCGTTCGTACCTGGACCGCGGCTACAACGTGGTCAAGATGAAGATAGGCGGCGCGTCCCTCGACGAGGACCGCCGGCGCATCGAGGCCGTGTTGGCCGAGATCGAGGGACGCGGGCAATTGGCGGTGGACGCCAACGGCCGCTTCGACCTGGACACCGCCATCGCCTACGCGAAGATGCTGCGCGACTACCCCCTGTTCTGGTACGAGGAAGCCGGCGATCCGCTGGACTATGCCTTGCAGGCCGCGCTGGCCGAGTACTATCCGGGCCCCATGGCCACCGGCGAGAACCTGTTCAGCCACCAGGACGCCCGCAACCTGATCCGCTACGGCGGCATGCGGCCCGACCGCGACTGGCTGCAGTTCGATTGCGCGCTGTCCTACGGCCTGGTCGAATACGAGCGCACCCTGCAGGTGCTGCGCACGCACGGCTGGTCGCCGCGGCGCTGCATTCCCCATGGCGGGCACCAGATGTCGCTGAACATCGCGGCGGGACTGGGCCTGGGGGGCAACGAAAGCTATCCGGACCTGTTCCAGCCCTACGGCGGCTTCCCCGACGGCGTGCGGGTCCAGGACGGGCACATCGTCATGCCCGAGCTGGCGGGCATCGGCTTCGAGGGCAAGCGCGACCTGTACGCGGAAATGCGGCAACTGGCGGAATAG
- a CDS encoding glutamine--tRNA ligase/YqeY domain fusion protein: MTTPNKPAPAPATNFLRNIVEADLAAGRYAEKHWAGHPGSASELAEAALDPARIRTRFPPEPNGYLHIGHAKSIALNFGLARDYGGVCHLRLDDTNPEKEEQRYVDAIVDAVRWLGYDWTAFGTEHYYHASDYFDFMYEAAEALIMAGYAYVDEQSPEEIRAMRGTLTEAGTDSPWRARPPEESVTRLREMRDGKHPDGSMALRAKIDMASPNMNLRDPVLYRIRHATHHRTGDKWCIYPMYTYAHPIEDALEGITHSICTLEFEDQRPFYDWLLNHLRELGLLEAPLPHQHEFARLNLTYIITSKRKLLQLVNDGHVNGWDDPRMPTILGLRRRGYTPEAIQLLCERTGASKSDSWIDYSLLEQALRDDLDPKAPRTVAVLRPLKLVITNYPEGQTEECSAPRHPHHPEMGRRTFPFGRELWIEQEDFEETPPKGFFRLFPGNMVRLKYGYVVKCTGFVKDEAGKVVEVQAEYLPDTRSGTPGADSVKVKGNITWLHAPTAVPAEIRLYDRLFTEANPSAGGKDFIEYLNPNSVETIQGYLEPGTDGTPGTSYQFERFGYFVADREDSSTLAPVFNRTTTLRDTWK; this comes from the coding sequence ATGACCACACCGAATAAACCTGCTCCCGCTCCAGCCACCAATTTCCTGCGCAATATCGTCGAGGCCGACCTGGCCGCCGGGCGGTATGCCGAGAAGCACTGGGCCGGCCATCCCGGATCGGCGTCGGAGCTGGCCGAGGCCGCGCTGGATCCGGCCCGCATCCGCACGCGCTTTCCGCCCGAGCCCAACGGCTACCTGCACATCGGCCATGCCAAGAGCATCGCGCTGAACTTCGGCCTTGCCCGCGACTACGGCGGCGTCTGCCACCTGCGGCTGGACGACACCAACCCCGAAAAGGAAGAGCAGCGCTACGTCGACGCCATCGTCGACGCCGTGCGCTGGCTGGGCTACGACTGGACGGCGTTCGGCACCGAACACTACTACCACGCCAGCGACTACTTCGACTTCATGTACGAGGCGGCCGAAGCCCTGATCATGGCCGGCTACGCCTACGTGGACGAACAGAGCCCCGAGGAAATCCGCGCCATGCGCGGCACGCTGACCGAAGCCGGCACCGATTCGCCCTGGCGCGCCCGCCCGCCCGAGGAATCCGTGACCCGCCTGCGCGAGATGCGCGACGGCAAGCACCCGGACGGCTCGATGGCGCTGCGGGCGAAGATCGACATGGCCTCGCCCAACATGAACCTGCGCGACCCGGTGCTGTACCGGATCCGCCACGCCACGCACCATCGCACCGGCGACAAGTGGTGCATCTATCCGATGTATACCTATGCCCATCCCATCGAGGATGCGCTGGAAGGCATCACCCACAGCATCTGCACGCTGGAATTCGAAGACCAGCGGCCGTTCTACGACTGGCTGCTGAACCACCTGCGCGAGCTGGGCCTGCTGGAGGCGCCCCTGCCCCACCAGCACGAATTCGCGCGGCTGAACCTGACCTACATCATCACCAGCAAGCGCAAGCTGCTGCAACTGGTCAACGACGGCCACGTCAACGGCTGGGACGACCCCCGCATGCCCACCATCCTGGGCCTGCGCCGCCGCGGCTACACGCCCGAGGCCATCCAGTTGCTGTGCGAGCGCACCGGTGCCTCGAAGTCGGACTCCTGGATCGATTATTCGCTGCTGGAACAAGCCCTGCGCGACGACCTGGACCCCAAGGCGCCGCGTACCGTGGCGGTGCTGCGGCCGCTCAAGCTGGTCATCACCAACTACCCGGAAGGCCAGACCGAGGAATGCTCGGCCCCCCGCCATCCCCACCACCCGGAAATGGGCAGGCGGACCTTCCCGTTCGGGCGCGAACTGTGGATCGAGCAGGAAGACTTCGAGGAAACCCCGCCCAAGGGCTTCTTCCGCCTGTTCCCCGGCAACATGGTGCGGCTCAAGTACGGCTACGTGGTCAAGTGCACCGGCTTCGTCAAGGACGAGGCCGGCAAGGTGGTCGAGGTCCAGGCCGAGTACCTGCCGGACACCAGGAGCGGCACGCCCGGCGCGGACAGCGTCAAGGTCAAGGGCAACATCACCTGGCTGCACGCCCCCACCGCCGTGCCCGCCGAGATCCGCCTGTACGACCGCCTGTTCACCGAGGCCAATCCCAGCGCCGGCGGCAAGGACTTCATCGAGTACCTGAACCCCAACTCGGTCGAGACCATCCAGGGCTACCTGGAACCCGGCACCGACGGCACGCCGGGCACCTCCTACCAGTTCGAACGCTTCGGCTACTTCGTCGCCGACCGCGAAGACTCGTCCACCCTGGCCCCGGTCTTCAACCGCACGACGACTCTCCGCGATACCTGGAAGTAG
- the minE gene encoding cell division topological specificity factor MinE has protein sequence MSLLSFFLGQKKPSTAGVAKERLQIILAHERSGAGASADYLPQLQKELVAVISKYVKINPDDIKVNLERQDTLEVLEVKIEMPSAT, from the coding sequence ATGTCGCTGCTCTCCTTTTTCCTCGGACAGAAAAAGCCTTCGACGGCCGGCGTCGCCAAGGAACGGTTGCAGATCATTCTTGCCCACGAACGATCGGGCGCCGGCGCCTCGGCCGACTACCTGCCGCAGTTGCAGAAGGAACTGGTGGCCGTCATCTCGAAGTACGTCAAGATCAATCCGGACGACATCAAGGTGAACCTGGAGCGCCAGGACACCCTGGAAGTGCTGGAAGTCAAGATCGAGATGCCTTCGGCGACCTGA
- the minD gene encoding septum site-determining protein MinD, with the protein MARIVVVTSGKGGVGKTTSSAAFSAGLALRGHKTAVIDFDVGLRNLDLIMGCERRVVYDLINVVQGEATLNQALIRDKQLDNLYILPASQTRDKDALTQEGVEKVMEGLKEMDFEYIVCDSPAGIESGALMAAYFADDALVVTNPEVSSVRDSDRILGILSAKSRRAINSEEPVKEHLLLTRYNAKRVAEGEMLSLKDVEDILRIKLIGVIPESEDVLQASNQGLPAIHLKGTSVAEAYQDVVDRYLGEDKPLRFIDYEKPGLFKRLFGGK; encoded by the coding sequence ATGGCACGTATCGTTGTCGTGACTTCAGGCAAAGGCGGCGTCGGCAAGACCACCTCCAGCGCCGCCTTCTCGGCAGGCCTGGCGCTGCGCGGCCACAAGACCGCCGTGATCGATTTCGACGTCGGCCTGCGCAATCTCGACCTGATCATGGGTTGCGAACGCCGCGTGGTCTACGACCTGATCAACGTCGTTCAGGGCGAAGCCACCTTGAACCAGGCCCTGATCCGCGACAAGCAGCTCGACAATCTCTACATCCTCCCAGCCTCGCAAACGCGCGACAAGGACGCGCTGACGCAGGAAGGCGTGGAAAAGGTCATGGAAGGCCTGAAAGAGATGGACTTCGAATACATCGTCTGCGACTCGCCCGCCGGCATCGAATCCGGCGCGCTGATGGCGGCCTACTTCGCCGACGACGCGCTGGTCGTGACCAATCCGGAAGTCTCGTCGGTGCGCGACTCGGACCGCATCCTGGGCATCCTGTCGGCCAAGTCGCGCCGCGCCATCAACAGCGAGGAACCCGTCAAGGAGCACCTGCTGCTGACGCGCTACAACGCCAAGCGCGTGGCCGAGGGCGAAATGCTGTCGCTCAAGGACGTCGAGGACATTCTGCGCATCAAGCTGATCGGCGTCATTCCCGAATCCGAAGACGTGCTGCAAGCCTCGAACCAGGGCCTGCCCGCCATCCACCTGAAGGGCACCTCGGTGGCCGAGGCCTACCAGGACGTCGTCGACCGCTACCTGGGTGAAGACAAGCCGCTGCGTTTCATCGACTACGAGAAGCCCGGCCTGTTCAAGCGTCTGTTCGGAGGGAAATAA
- a CDS encoding ATP-binding protein, producing MNSPAPRGWASRLMPRSLRARLVLLILGAVLVAQATTFLAIEHYRRNVLENVTPDLMATTIRTLRASIAQIDESERAAFVAAASQGEWRLVSRPIPPRPRPGGERPRREGHPPHPRFEPLPGGRMPPDYRSGEFRFGPERRGPREAPRWADDDPRHAMRGLIQRLNTQLADGSRVALSRGPEPALFISLTPGLGNDEEPLMRSWLVISLERISPPVKTPLIVMWLGGVGAILLLAAWFSWHITRPITSLAHAADRLAAGKPERVEPAGPHETQVLGERFNAMLDALNESDKVRRTLLAGLPHDLKGPLSRMRLRTEMVDDPALKDGLRQDAEDMQHIVDQFIGFVRGTDRATYHFTPIDLGDWLRERIHAWQGTGSPIDYPSPPGDEIVVNADAVALARLVDNLIQNAMQHGAPPLEITLEARGGEARLGVRDHGPGISPDRYEDALRPFSRLDPARSRTGNVGLGLALVDAIARAHGGRIILETPAGGGLRVIAAIPLPP from the coding sequence ATGAACAGCCCCGCGCCCCGTGGCTGGGCGAGCCGGCTGATGCCGCGCTCGCTGCGCGCACGCCTCGTCCTGCTGATCCTGGGCGCGGTGCTGGTCGCGCAGGCGACGACCTTCCTGGCCATCGAGCACTACCGCCGCAACGTCCTCGAGAACGTCACGCCGGACCTCATGGCGACCACCATCCGCACCCTGCGCGCCTCCATCGCGCAGATCGACGAAAGCGAGCGCGCCGCCTTCGTCGCGGCGGCCTCCCAGGGCGAATGGCGGCTGGTTTCCCGGCCCATCCCGCCCCGGCCCCGGCCAGGCGGGGAACGCCCCCGGCGCGAGGGTCATCCGCCCCATCCCCGCTTCGAGCCCCTGCCGGGGGGCCGCATGCCGCCCGACTACCGGTCCGGCGAATTCCGCTTCGGCCCCGAGCGCCGCGGCCCCCGCGAGGCCCCGCGCTGGGCCGACGACGATCCCCGCCACGCCATGCGCGGCCTGATCCAGCGCCTGAACACCCAGTTGGCGGACGGCTCGCGGGTGGCCTTGTCGCGCGGCCCCGAACCCGCCCTGTTCATTTCGCTCACGCCCGGCCTGGGCAACGACGAGGAACCGCTCATGCGGTCCTGGCTGGTGATCTCGCTCGAACGCATCAGCCCGCCCGTCAAGACGCCCCTGATCGTCATGTGGCTGGGCGGGGTGGGCGCGATCCTGCTGCTGGCCGCCTGGTTTTCCTGGCACATCACCCGCCCCATCACCTCGCTCGCCCATGCCGCCGACCGCCTCGCGGCCGGCAAGCCCGAACGGGTGGAACCGGCCGGTCCGCACGAGACGCAGGTCCTGGGCGAACGCTTCAACGCCATGCTCGATGCGCTGAACGAGTCCGACAAGGTACGCCGCACGCTGCTGGCCGGCCTGCCGCACGACCTCAAGGGCCCGCTGTCCAGGATGCGCCTGCGCACCGAGATGGTCGACGACCCGGCGCTCAAGGACGGTTTGCGGCAGGACGCCGAGGACATGCAGCACATCGTCGACCAGTTCATCGGCTTCGTGCGTGGCACCGACCGCGCCACCTACCATTTCACGCCCATCGACCTGGGCGACTGGCTGCGCGAACGCATCCACGCTTGGCAGGGCACCGGCAGCCCGATCGACTACCCATCGCCCCCCGGCGACGAAATCGTGGTCAACGCCGATGCCGTGGCCCTGGCGCGGCTGGTCGACAACCTGATCCAGAACGCCATGCAGCACGGCGCCCCGCCCCTGGAGATCACCCTGGAAGCGCGGGGCGGCGAGGCCCGCCTGGGTGTGCGCGACCACGGCCCCGGCATCAGCCCCGACCGCTACGAAGACGCCCTGCGCCCCTTCTCCCGCCTGGATCCCGCCCGCAGCCGCACCGGCAACGTCGGCCTGGGCCTGGCCCTGGTCGACGCCATCGCCCGCGCCCACGGCGGCCGGATCATCCTGGAAACCCCGGCAGGCGGCGGCCTGCGGGTCATCGCGGCCATCCCCCTCCCCCCCTGA
- a CDS encoding HAMP domain-containing sensor histidine kinase produces MSRRSLLVRLGCAAALMILLALAAGGVGLTLIFDRQMERRAVAELALYLKALAAEVRLDADGTMGLEATPSDPRFEQPYGGLYWQIDGPRRQQLRSRSLWDEALPTIDTPPGRPLRARWIDGPEHARLLSVERTIVLDDTATDTKVHLLVALDRADLQAERRSFLSLLVPSLIGLGLLLIIAMAGFIHLALRPFRDLQAHLQAVRSGHGRELPRGVPDEVQPVVDELNRLLAFHDASLERARTQAGDLAHGLKTPLAVMGAAARRARDGGQGALADEIDEQVGAMRRQVDRTLARARAGMAAALGYGSTPVGDAVNKTLRALQTLPGAQSLDWDAEVAQGLRFAGDEGDLMEILGNLLDNARKWAHSQIRLVAREAGERDWTLVIEDDGPGLPEDEALRIERGRRWDESRPGTGFGLAIARDLVEAYRGVIGFSRSSDLGGLRVSITLPGQQRKE; encoded by the coding sequence ATGAGCCGCCGGTCGCTGCTCGTCCGGCTGGGTTGCGCCGCGGCGCTGATGATCCTGCTGGCGCTGGCGGCGGGGGGCGTGGGGCTTACGCTGATCTTCGATCGCCAGATGGAGCGGCGCGCGGTCGCCGAACTGGCCCTGTACCTGAAGGCGCTGGCCGCCGAGGTCCGCCTGGATGCCGATGGAACGATGGGGCTGGAAGCCACGCCCAGCGACCCGCGCTTCGAGCAGCCCTATGGCGGCCTGTACTGGCAGATCGACGGCCCCAGGCGCCAGCAGCTGCGTTCGCGCTCGCTCTGGGACGAGGCGCTGCCCACCATCGATACCCCGCCGGGGCGGCCGTTGCGGGCACGCTGGATCGACGGCCCGGAGCATGCCCGCCTGTTGTCGGTGGAGCGCACCATCGTCCTGGACGATACCGCCACCGATACGAAGGTCCACCTGCTGGTGGCGCTCGACCGCGCCGACCTGCAGGCCGAACGCCGCTCGTTCCTGAGCCTGCTCGTTCCTTCGCTGATCGGGCTGGGCCTGCTTCTCATCATCGCCATGGCGGGGTTCATCCATCTGGCGCTGCGCCCCTTCCGCGATCTCCAGGCCCACTTGCAGGCGGTGCGCAGCGGACATGGCCGCGAGCTGCCGCGCGGCGTGCCCGACGAAGTCCAGCCGGTGGTGGACGAACTGAACCGGCTGCTTGCCTTCCACGATGCCTCGCTCGAACGCGCGCGCACCCAGGCCGGCGACCTGGCGCATGGCCTGAAGACGCCGCTGGCCGTCATGGGCGCGGCGGCACGGCGGGCCCGCGACGGCGGCCAGGGTGCGCTGGCGGACGAGATCGACGAGCAGGTCGGCGCCATGCGGCGCCAGGTCGACCGGACGCTTGCCCGCGCCCGCGCCGGCATGGCGGCCGCCCTCGGCTATGGCTCGACGCCGGTGGGCGACGCCGTGAACAAGACCCTGCGCGCGCTGCAAACGCTGCCGGGCGCGCAGTCGCTGGACTGGGATGCCGAGGTTGCCCAGGGGCTCCGCTTCGCGGGAGACGAGGGCGACCTGATGGAGATACTCGGCAACCTGCTGGACAACGCGCGCAAGTGGGCGCATAGCCAGATCCGGCTGGTGGCCCGCGAGGCCGGCGAGCGGGACTGGACGCTGGTCATCGAGGACGACGGCCCCGGGTTGCCCGAGGACGAGGCCTTGCGCATCGAGCGGGGCCGCCGCTGGGACGAGTCCCGTCCGGGTACGGGTTTCGGCCTGGCGATCGCCCGGGATCTGGTCGAGGCCTATCGGGGCGTGATCGGCTTCTCGCGCTCGTCGGATCTGGGCGGGCTTCGTGTTTCCATCACCTTACCAGGCCAACAACGAAAGGAGTAA
- the minC gene encoding septum site-determining protein MinC: MEASPVLDIKSTSLYAIRVVLHSSDLQAVLAALDQRMEEAAGFFEDEPVVIDASRLAEPLDWNQLAEALKRHGLPTIGIMAPASLAESAREAGLALLSLPAAPVRSPAPESEPAAESAPAAQAAPAPAPLPPETPPATETVAEQAPAAPHAVPTMVIDKPLRSGQRIYARHADLIVMGVVSHGAEVIADGNIHVYGPLRGKAMAGARGDTKARIYTTRLEAELVAVAGVYRTLATALSPDIQDKPALIRLDGEKLLVEPLPI, encoded by the coding sequence ATGGAAGCCAGTCCCGTACTTGATATCAAGAGCACCTCGCTCTACGCCATTCGCGTGGTGTTGCATTCTTCCGACCTCCAGGCCGTGCTGGCCGCGCTGGACCAGCGGATGGAGGAAGCCGCCGGTTTCTTCGAAGACGAGCCGGTGGTCATCGACGCGTCGCGGCTGGCCGAACCGCTCGACTGGAACCAATTGGCCGAGGCCCTGAAACGGCACGGCCTGCCGACCATAGGCATCATGGCCCCGGCCTCGCTGGCCGAGTCGGCCCGCGAGGCCGGCCTGGCCCTGTTGTCGCTGCCCGCCGCGCCGGTCCGGTCGCCCGCGCCCGAGTCCGAGCCCGCCGCCGAATCGGCGCCTGCCGCCCAGGCAGCGCCAGCGCCCGCTCCGCTGCCGCCCGAAACCCCACCCGCCACCGAAACCGTGGCCGAGCAGGCTCCCGCAGCGCCGCACGCGGTGCCGACCATGGTCATCGACAAGCCCCTGCGCTCAGGCCAGCGGATCTACGCCCGCCATGCCGACCTGATCGTCATGGGCGTGGTCAGCCATGGCGCCGAAGTCATCGCCGACGGCAACATCCATGTCTACGGGCCGCTGCGCGGCAAGGCCATGGCCGGCGCCCGCGGCGACACCAAGGCACGCATCTACACCACCCGGCTCGAGGCCGAGCTGGTCGCCGTGGCCGGCGTCTACCGGACGCTGGCCACGGCCCTTTCCCCCGACATCCAGGACAAACCGGCTTTGATCCGCCTCGACGGCGAGAAACTGCTGGTCGAACCGTTGCCCATCTAA